One window from the genome of Microbacterium sulfonylureivorans encodes:
- a CDS encoding ATP-dependent Clp protease proteolytic subunit, producing MAEPLVATSVFDRLLKDRIIWLGSEVRDDNANEICAKILLLAAEDSEKDIFLYINSPGGSITAGMAIYDTMQFVPNDIVTVGIGMAASMGQLLLTAGTKGKRYITPNARVLLHQPHGGFGGTASDIQTQAQLILDMKKRLAEITAAQTGKTVEQINADGDRDRWFRADEALEYGFVDHIRESAADVIGGGGTAN from the coding sequence ATGGCCGAACCACTTGTCGCGACGAGCGTCTTCGACAGGCTGCTGAAGGACCGAATCATCTGGCTCGGGTCGGAGGTGCGGGACGACAACGCCAACGAGATCTGCGCGAAGATCCTCCTTCTGGCCGCCGAGGACTCCGAGAAGGACATCTTCCTCTACATCAACTCGCCCGGCGGCTCGATCACGGCCGGAATGGCGATCTACGACACGATGCAGTTCGTGCCGAACGACATCGTGACCGTCGGCATCGGCATGGCGGCGTCGATGGGGCAGCTCCTCCTCACGGCCGGCACCAAGGGCAAGCGCTACATCACGCCCAACGCGCGCGTGCTGCTCCACCAGCCGCACGGCGGCTTCGGCGGCACCGCGAGCGACATCCAGACGCAGGCGCAGCTCATCCTCGACATGAAGAAGCGTCTGGCCGAGATCACCGCCGCGCAGACCGGCAAGACCGTCGAGCAGATCAACGCCGACGGCGACCGCGACCGCTGGTTCCGCGCTGACGAGGCCCTCGAGTACGGCTTCGTCGACCACATCCGCGAGTCCGCAGCCGACGTCATCGGCGGCGGCGGAACCGCGAACTGA
- the tig gene encoding trigger factor — MVNSTVEKLSPTRVKLHITVTPDELKPSIAHAYEHIAQDVQIPGFRKGKVPAPIIDQRIGRTAVLEHAVSEGLDTFYRQAVEANELRVLGRPSAEVTEWPAEKDFSGDLKVEVEVDVRPEFELPAFEGTTVEVDAVEVDESAIDAELDRLRSRFGTLVTVDRPAATGDFVELDLVATIDGAEIDRAEGVSYEVGSGELLEGIDEAIDSLTAGEDTTFRSKLVGGDHAGEEAEVAVVVKAVKERELPEADDDFAQIASEFDTIGELRDSLKDRVGEQSVFTQGSAARDKLIELLLEQVEIPVPPQLIEDEVHNHLEGEGRLEDDVHRAEVAEASEKQFKTQMLLDAIAEKVNVQVSQDELTQYLVQSAAQYGMAPQDFVNALQEGNQLPAMIGEVARNKALAVALGKVTVVDTNGKTVDLTGFVAVEDEEEVVEEAQEIADAAADADAVIEAEEAEKKPAKKAPAKKKAAADKE, encoded by the coding sequence ATGGTGAACAGCACCGTCGAGAAGCTCAGCCCGACCCGGGTGAAGCTGCACATCACGGTCACGCCCGACGAGCTCAAGCCGAGCATCGCCCACGCGTACGAGCACATCGCGCAGGACGTGCAGATCCCCGGCTTCCGCAAGGGCAAGGTCCCCGCGCCGATCATCGATCAGCGCATCGGGCGCACCGCCGTGCTCGAGCACGCCGTGAGCGAGGGTCTCGACACGTTCTACCGCCAGGCCGTCGAGGCCAACGAGCTCCGCGTGCTGGGTCGTCCCAGCGCCGAGGTGACCGAGTGGCCGGCCGAGAAGGACTTCTCGGGCGACCTCAAGGTCGAGGTCGAGGTCGACGTCCGCCCCGAGTTCGAGCTGCCCGCCTTCGAAGGCACCACCGTCGAGGTCGACGCGGTCGAGGTCGACGAGTCGGCCATCGACGCCGAGCTCGACCGTCTCCGCAGCCGTTTCGGCACCCTCGTCACCGTGGACCGCCCCGCGGCCACCGGCGATTTCGTCGAGCTCGACCTGGTCGCCACGATCGACGGCGCCGAGATCGACCGCGCCGAGGGCGTGTCGTACGAGGTCGGCTCCGGCGAGCTCCTCGAAGGCATCGACGAGGCCATCGACTCCCTCACCGCGGGCGAGGACACGACGTTCCGCTCGAAGCTCGTGGGCGGCGACCACGCCGGTGAAGAGGCTGAGGTCGCGGTCGTCGTCAAGGCCGTCAAGGAGCGCGAGCTTCCCGAGGCCGACGACGACTTCGCACAGATCGCGAGCGAGTTCGACACGATCGGCGAACTGCGCGACAGCCTCAAGGACCGCGTCGGCGAGCAGTCCGTGTTCACGCAGGGCTCGGCTGCGCGCGACAAGCTGATCGAGCTGCTGCTCGAGCAGGTCGAGATCCCCGTGCCGCCGCAGCTCATCGAGGACGAGGTGCACAACCACCTCGAGGGCGAAGGCCGTCTCGAGGACGACGTGCACCGCGCCGAGGTGGCCGAGGCCAGCGAGAAGCAGTTCAAGACGCAGATGCTGCTCGACGCGATCGCCGAGAAGGTCAACGTCCAGGTTTCGCAGGACGAGCTCACCCAGTACCTCGTGCAGTCGGCCGCTCAGTACGGCATGGCGCCGCAGGACTTCGTGAACGCGCTGCAGGAGGGCAACCAGCTCCCCGCCATGATCGGCGAGGTCGCGCGCAACAAGGCCCTCGCGGTCGCGCTCGGCAAGGTCACCGTCGTCGACACCAACGGCAAGACCGTCGACCTCACCGGCTTCGTCGCCGTCGAGGACGAAGAAGAGGTCGTCGAGGAGGCGCAGGAGATCGCGGATGCCGCAGCCGACGCCGACGCCGTGATCGAGGCCGAAGAGGCCGAGAAGAAGCCCGCCAAGAAGGCCCCGGCCAAGAAGAAGGCCGCCGCCGACAAGGAGTAG
- a CDS encoding tetratricopeptide repeat protein, which yields MTDDWSTRLAAAWADDALDDLQRVAAIDVLAAELPEGDARALFERAGARDSAGMEGEAEPLYRAALAAGLDDELRPQAVIQLASTIRNLGALDESLALLRAEYERDPRSPLHDAAAAFYALALVSSGDAVRAASIALTALAPHLPLYTRSVTGYARELVDPEA from the coding sequence ATGACCGACGACTGGAGCACGCGGCTCGCTGCGGCGTGGGCCGATGACGCGCTGGACGACCTGCAGCGGGTGGCTGCGATCGACGTCCTCGCGGCGGAGCTGCCCGAGGGGGACGCGAGGGCGCTGTTCGAGCGGGCAGGGGCGCGCGACTCCGCCGGCATGGAGGGAGAGGCCGAGCCGCTGTATCGCGCGGCTCTCGCCGCCGGACTCGACGACGAGCTCCGCCCGCAGGCGGTGATCCAGCTCGCGAGCACGATCCGCAACCTCGGTGCGCTCGACGAGTCCCTCGCGCTCCTGCGCGCCGAGTACGAGCGCGATCCGCGCTCGCCCCTCCACGACGCCGCGGCCGCCTTCTACGCACTCGCGCTCGTGTCTTCGGGCGACGCCGTGCGCGCGGCATCCATCGCCCTCACCGCGCTCGCGCCGCACCTGCCGCTCTACACGCGTTCGGTCACCGGTTACGCGCGCGAGCTCGTCGACCCGGAGGCTTGA
- a CDS encoding ATP-dependent Clp protease proteolytic subunit produces the protein MQTPTFGPSGNAHWGSAPDPRLAGARQGLQVPGSRYVLPQFEERTAYGYKRQDPYNKLFEDRVIFLGVQVDDASADDVMAQLLVLESQDPDRDIIMYINSPGGSFTAMTAIYDTMQYVSPQIQTVVLGQAASAAAVLLAAGAPGKRLALPNARILIHQPAMGEAGHGQASDIEIQAQEIMRMRTWLEQTLSKHSNKTPEEVNKDIDRDKILSSEEAVTYGLVDQVLTTRKRTPAALTK, from the coding sequence ATGCAGACCCCCACCTTCGGACCGAGCGGCAATGCCCACTGGGGCTCCGCCCCAGACCCCCGACTCGCTGGCGCGCGCCAGGGGCTCCAGGTGCCCGGCAGCCGCTACGTCCTGCCCCAGTTCGAGGAGCGCACGGCGTACGGCTACAAGCGCCAGGACCCGTACAACAAGCTGTTCGAGGACCGTGTCATCTTCCTGGGCGTCCAGGTCGACGACGCCTCGGCGGACGACGTCATGGCCCAGCTCCTCGTCCTCGAGAGCCAGGACCCCGACCGCGACATCATCATGTACATCAACTCGCCCGGCGGCTCCTTCACGGCCATGACGGCGATCTACGACACGATGCAGTACGTCTCGCCGCAGATCCAGACCGTGGTCCTCGGTCAGGCGGCGTCGGCCGCCGCCGTGCTGCTCGCGGCCGGCGCTCCGGGCAAGCGTCTCGCGCTGCCGAACGCCCGCATCCTGATCCACCAGCCCGCAATGGGCGAGGCGGGGCACGGACAGGCGTCCGACATCGAGATCCAGGCGCAGGAGATCATGCGCATGCGCACCTGGCTCGAGCAGACGCTGTCGAAGCACTCGAACAAGACGCCCGAAGAGGTCAACAAGGACATCGACCGAGACAAGATCCTCTCCTCGGAGGAGGCGGTCACCTACGGCCTCGTCGACCAGGTCCTCACGACACGCAAGCGCACCCCCGCCGCACTGACCAAGTAG